From the genome of Aerococcus sanguinicola:
ACACCGGTTCGAGCTAAGGTCTCTCGCCTAGCGAGCTTCAAAGGGCTAGTACGGCTTACACCTACTATCCCTAATTCACATCGCTTGTTTCTCCATGGCTAAGGCCTAACTTCAACGCTCCACTCCTGCTCAACAAATACTACTGTATTTTGATTACTAGTTAGCAATATTAAAAGTTAAAATCTGTATTGAAATTTTTTTAGTGCAGTTGAATTGCGTTTGTATTCTGTATTTAGAGCTTTTGATTGAGTGTTTAGGTTGCTAAGCCACACTCGGGGGGCTCTATTGGGCCTTGGACGCGGTCAATCCACATTCCACAGCCCCGATTGTGCCTTCCCCAGCTACAAGCCACAATTGGCAACCTGGATTGTGGCTTGCTTATGATTAACCCACACAGTGCCCTCCCGAATGTGGCTTGAGTCCTATTAATCCACACTCGGAGCCTTTGATTGTGGCTTGCCTGTGTCAAACAAAAACACTTCCCCAGCCAAGCGATCAAAAGCTGCCGCTTGCTATAGGGAAGTGTTTACTTTGAATGACAATTTATGAATTTTGCTTTGTTATTGATGACTCAGCAGAGCCTCTATTCAACGCCGAATTCTTGGCGGACTTGGTCGGCAATCCGGTTGGCGTAGTCGGCGGCGAGTTCGTCTGTTTTGGCTTCGACCATGACGCGGAGGAGGTTTTCGGTACCGCTAGGGCGCACCAAGATCCGTCCGTCACCGCCCATGTCGGCTTCAACGGCTTGGATAACGTCTTGGACGCTTTCAGACTTCATGGCATCTTCGCGGCCTTGGCGGGTCACTCGCACATTGACGAGGATTTGTGGGTAAGATTGCATCTCGTCGGCGAGTTCGGAGAGTTTCTTCCCAGTTTGCTTCATGACGAAGAGCAATTGGATGGCGGTCAGTAGGCCGTCACCAGTCGTGTTGTAGTCCATGAAGATGATATGGCCGGATTGTTCACCACCTAGGTTGTAACCGTGTTCGCGCATGGCTTCTACCACATAGCGGTCGCCGACCTTGGTAGTTTCCACATTGATGCCAGCGGCTTCTGTCGCCTTATGGAAGCCGAGATTGGACATGACGGTGGCAACAATGGTGTTGTTCGTCAAACGTCCGCGCTCGTTCAAGTACTTGCCGCAGATGAACATGATGTGGTCGCCATCAATCAAGCGGCCCTTCTCGTCGACAGCCAGACAGCGGTCGCCGTCGCCATCGAAAGCGATCCCCACGTCAGCTTGGTTGTCGAGGACCATTTGTGCGAGGGCTTCAGGGTGGGTGGACCCCACGCCGTCATTAATATTGAGGCCGTTAGGGGAAGAGGCCATGGTTTGGAAGTTGGCTTCTAGGTCAGCGAAGAGGCGGTTAACCAAGGGAGAGGTTGCCCCATTAGCCGCGTCGATGCAGACATTGATGCCTTCGAGTGAAGAAGTGATGGTGGATTCGAGGAATTCCAAGTACTTGGAGGCCCCTTCCAGGTATTCACTCACTGTACCTAAACCTTCGCTGCTTGGCCGTGGCAGGTCGTCTTCCTCCTGGTCGAGAAGGGCTTCGATTTCTAGTTCTTGGTCATCAGAAAGCTTGAAGCCGTCACTGCCGAAGAATTTAATCCCGTTATCCGCTGCTGGGTTGTGGCTGGCTGAAATCATCACACCAGCTGTGGCACCGGTTGTCCGGGTCAAGTAGGCCACCCCAGGGGTTGAAATGACGCCTAATTGGAAGACTTCAATGCCAACGGATAAGAGGCCGGAGATCAGGGCATGTTCAAGCAATTGCCCTGAGATTCGCGGGTCACGCGCCACGAGGACACGCGGATTTTCACTCTGTTCGCCGGCATGCTGGAGGAGGACATAGCCCCCACAACGGCCTAATTTAAAGGCGAGTTCTGGTGTCAATTCGCGGTTAGCTTCACCACGAACGCCATCCGTTCCAAAATATTTACGCATAATGAATAATCTCCTTAGTATTGGTTTAATTCGAGGATTTTTTCTTTTGTACAAGTCATCTTAACATGAAAGCTTCAGCCTGTGAAGTTCGAACTTAAAGGTCTAGGCGGAGGGGTCTTGTTCCTGGCTGGGAGAATTTGGGCGGTCAGCTGTCGACCGGCTCTCCTGGGACCGCTGGCTGCTAGCGGAATTAGCCTCTCTTGTTGCTTCTTCTTGGCGGCTGGCAGCGTTCTGCCGGTGGGGCGTGACCTTGACCCGGACTTGGGCCGGTTCCATGGAGGCTACCCCGGCTGGCAGTTCCAGGTCCACCTGTGTTTCTTCTTCCTTGCTAATCTGGCTGACATCGACATAGCCCATCACCCGGTTGAGCTGGTGGATGCTGGCGGGATCTCCCGAGAGCACCGTGTTATGGGTGGTAAGGGGTTCGATCTCATAGTCGGTGTCGGCCCGGCCGTTGATAGCTTCAAATTGGATGGGGACGGTATTGGTATTGGACTGGATGTCGACTTGGACTTCCACTTGCTTAGGATCGGCACTGATATCCAGCATCTGCCCCTGGCTATCCGCGATTAGGACCGTGGCCGAAGTGGTATAGGAGTCGCTGGCATCGCTCGGGATATCCACATTGACATAGACCTGGCTGATCTGTTGGAGCTTGTCGCCAGAGCCTGACAGGGTAACGGTTTGAGGGTTGACACTCACATTACCGACCGCATAGTCGGGGGAGAGCTTATCACTGTTCACCCGGACCTCAATGGGATAATTTTGGGTCTGGAGTTCCGCAATAGTGATATTGACGCTGGAAGGGGAGAGCTTGTAATGCAATTCCTTGGAGATCCCTTCCAGGCGGAGCTTGATATAGTGTTGGCCCTGGCCGAGCTGCTCCAAGTCCTCAGTGACGACCTTGAAGTTCTCAGCCTCCAAGGTTTGTTGGATAAGATTGGCTGGTCCCGACAGCTCCACGTCCACGGTTTCGGGCAGACCGGTAATATAGTAGTTTTGGACATTGCCCTTGATGTGGACGGGGACATTGGAAATGGTCTCCGTCGAATTCTCACTCACATTCTGGAAGAAAGAAATGGGATTGTCATTGTAGCGCTCAGCCTTAACGAAGACGAACATGGTCAAGGCGAGGAAGAGGGCGACCAGGAGAGTTAACCACTTATTGTCATAAATTTTATTCATCGTCATGCGCCTCGCTTTCCTTCTCTTCTTTAGCGAAGAGGCGGCTCAGGATATTGCTTTCGGACTGTTCTTCAGCCACAATGAAGTGGTCTTGGAGGCTTTGGCGGAGTTCGTCTTCGGAGAGGTCGCGGATAATCCGGCCGTGGTAGGTCAGGGAAATGCCCCCAGTTTCTTCAGAGACGACAACAGTAATGGCATCGGTCTGCTCGCTCAAGCCGACTGCTGCCCGGTGCCGGGTCCCCAGTTCCTTAGGGATATCGGGGTTCTCCGAGAGGGGCAGGAAGCTCGCCGCGGATGTGATCTCCCCATCTTGGATAATGACCGCCCCATCGTGGAGGGGGGTGTTGGGGATAAAGATATTAATGAGGAGCTGGGAGCTGATCGCGGCGTTCAGGCTGATCCCGGTCTTGGCGAATTCGGTCAGGGACTGTTCCTGCTCAATCGAGATCAGGGCCCCAATCCGCCGCTTGGCCATGTACTTGGAAGCGTCAATAATCTCTTCCACCATTTCCTCCATGGGGTTGGCGTACATCTGCTGCTTCTTAGCTGTAAAGAGGCGTTGGCCCAAATGTTCCAGACCGCGCCGGATCTCAGGTTGGAAGATAATCAAGACCCCTACGACGGACCACTGGATAATACTGTTCATGATCCAATCGATGGTCTCCAGACGAAAGACCGAACTCAGAATCTTAATCACGATAAAGACAAAAATCCCATTCAAAATATTGATCGCCTTGGTATGTCGGATCACCTTCAACAATTGGTAG
Proteins encoded in this window:
- a CDS encoding CdaR family protein, producing the protein MTMNKIYDNKWLTLLVALFLALTMFVFVKAERYNDNPISFFQNVSENSTETISNVPVHIKGNVQNYYITGLPETVDVELSGPANLIQQTLEAENFKVVTEDLEQLGQGQHYIKLRLEGISKELHYKLSPSSVNITIAELQTQNYPIEVRVNSDKLSPDYAVGNVSVNPQTVTLSGSGDKLQQISQVYVNVDIPSDASDSYTTSATVLIADSQGQMLDISADPKQVEVQVDIQSNTNTVPIQFEAINGRADTDYEIEPLTTHNTVLSGDPASIHQLNRVMGYVDVSQISKEEETQVDLELPAGVASMEPAQVRVKVTPHRQNAASRQEEATREANSASSQRSQESRSTADRPNSPSQEQDPSA
- the glmM gene encoding phosphoglucosamine mutase, with protein sequence MRKYFGTDGVRGEANRELTPELAFKLGRCGGYVLLQHAGEQSENPRVLVARDPRISGQLLEHALISGLLSVGIEVFQLGVISTPGVAYLTRTTGATAGVMISASHNPAADNGIKFFGSDGFKLSDDQELEIEALLDQEEDDLPRPSSEGLGTVSEYLEGASKYLEFLESTITSSLEGINVCIDAANGATSPLVNRLFADLEANFQTMASSPNGLNINDGVGSTHPEALAQMVLDNQADVGIAFDGDGDRCLAVDEKGRLIDGDHIMFICGKYLNERGRLTNNTIVATVMSNLGFHKATEAAGINVETTKVGDRYVVEAMREHGYNLGGEQSGHIIFMDYNTTGDGLLTAIQLLFVMKQTGKKLSELADEMQSYPQILVNVRVTRQGREDAMKSESVQDVIQAVEADMGGDGRILVRPSGTENLLRVMVEAKTDELAADYANRIADQVRQEFGVE
- the cdaA gene encoding diadenylate cyclase CdaA; its protein translation is MSFDWSSIFTFQHLFNLIDILIVWFLFYQLLKVIRHTKAINILNGIFVFIVIKILSSVFRLETIDWIMNSIIQWSVVGVLIIFQPEIRRGLEHLGQRLFTAKKQQMYANPMEEMVEEIIDASKYMAKRRIGALISIEQEQSLTEFAKTGISLNAAISSQLLINIFIPNTPLHDGAVIIQDGEITSAASFLPLSENPDIPKELGTRHRAAVGLSEQTDAITVVVSEETGGISLTYHGRIIRDLSEDELRQSLQDHFIVAEEQSESNILSRLFAKEEKESEAHDDE